In one Castor canadensis chromosome 15, mCasCan1.hap1v2, whole genome shotgun sequence genomic region, the following are encoded:
- the Prss38 gene encoding serine protease 38: MAAPAYGLSSRRPSALGVLLLLFLLGPPSRVMTTVHEQPKSQGDSLSKYVACGKRPIQGKILGGAPAPKRKWPWQVSVHYAGFHVCGGSILNEYWVLSAAHCFGREKRFEMFDLYVGIINLRVADTYTQWYEVNQVILHPTYELFHPIGGDVALVQVKTPIEFSDSVLPICLAPPNVNLTSVSCWATGWGLVSQRGFSLDELQEVQLPLIPKNLCQLLYGYSSFILPDMLCAGDIMNIKTVCEGDSGGPLVCEFNHTWLQIGIVSWGRGCAQPMYPGVYARVSYYSNWIRYHIEITPVPLQPSPALSPSLEAAHLVLVIMLVGLSVL, encoded by the exons ATGGCTGCCCCTGCATATGGCCTGAGCTCACGGCGACCCTCAGCCTTGGGTGTCCTCCTGCTCCTGTTCTTGCTGGGGCCCCCCAGTCGGGTTATGACCACGGTTCATGAACAGCCCAAGAGCCAGGGAGATTCCCTGAGCAAATATGTGG CCTGTGGTAAGCGGCCTATACAGGGTAAGATCCTAGGCGGAGCACCTGCCCCCAAGAGAAAGTGGCCGTGGCAGGTCAGCGTGCATTATGCCGGCTTCCATGTCTGTGGCGGCTCGATCCTCAACGAGTACTGGGTGCTGTCAGCCGCTCACTGCTTCGGCAG AGAGAAGAGGTTTGAAATGTTTGACTTGTATGTGGGCATCATCAACCTCAGGGTAGCTGACACGTACACCCAGTGGTATGAGGTGAACCAGGTGATCTTGCACCCCACCTATGAACTGTTCCACCCCATTGGAGGAGATGTGGCGCTCGTGCAAGTGAAGACCCCCATTGAGTTTTCTGACTCCGTGCTCCCCATCTGCCTAGCACCTCCCAACGTGAACCTTACCAGTGTTTCTTGCTGGGCTACTGGATGGGGACTAGTCTCACAACGAG GCTTTTCCTTGGATGAGCTGCAGGAGGTCCAACTGCCTCTGATCCCCAAGAACCTCTGCCAGCTGCTCTATGGATACTCATCTTTCATTCTGCCAGACATGCTGTGTGCTGGGGACATCATGAACATAAAGACCGTATGCGAA GGTGACTCTGGGGGCCCTCTGGTGTGTGAATTCAACCATACCTGGTTACAGATTGGAATCGTGAGCTGGGGCCGTGGGTGTGCCCAACCCATGTATCCCGGAGTCTATGCCCGCGTCTCCTATTACTCCAATTGGATCCGTTATCACATAGAAATCACACCTGTTCCTCTTCAGCCATCTCCCgctctttctccatctctagAAGCTGCTCATCTTGTTCTTGTGATCATGCTGGTTGGCTTGTCAGTGTTGTGA